The Opitutaceae bacterium genome window below encodes:
- a CDS encoding aldehyde dehydrogenase (NADP(+)) → MTLHGQHLIASARTRAGSLTFHGVNASTQANLEPAYTEATTQEIGSACRAAEQAFPSFSNSTGGERAAFLEAIAAEIEALGDDLLQRAHQETGLPLPRLTGERARTCAQLRLFATVAREGSWVDARIDPAQPDRKPLPRPDVRRMLRPLGPVGVFGASNFPLAFSVGGGDTASAFATGNTVVVKAHPAHPGTSEMVAEAITRAVARCQLPPGVFSIIHGRQPVTSVALVRHPSIQAVGFTGSRTAGRALFDAACTRPRPIPVFSEMSSVNPVFVLPAALRENGAAIAEGLKNSFTLGVGQFCTKPGLVFGIASPEWETFVDTLGKSAKSAARGTMLHSGIATAFEHSLDELKKYTWVVREGNAVARVSADQFRTDPDLAKERFGPFTLVVTAKSFEDLTTIAANLEGQLTGTIHASGSDLPQAATLVSLLERIAGRVLINGFPTGVEVCHAMNHGGPYPASTDARFTSVGSAALLRFVRPVCYQDLPDSLRPDALKDANPLGLLRLVNGKPTHEAVKPA, encoded by the coding sequence ATGACACTTCACGGCCAGCACCTGATCGCCAGCGCCCGCACGCGCGCCGGTTCACTCACGTTTCACGGCGTCAACGCATCCACCCAGGCGAACCTCGAACCCGCCTACACCGAGGCGACGACCCAGGAAATCGGCAGCGCTTGCAGGGCTGCGGAGCAGGCCTTTCCTTCATTTTCAAACTCGACCGGCGGGGAGCGCGCCGCGTTTCTGGAGGCGATTGCCGCCGAGATCGAGGCATTGGGGGACGACCTGCTGCAGCGGGCTCACCAGGAAACCGGCCTGCCCCTGCCACGACTCACCGGCGAACGTGCACGCACCTGCGCGCAACTGCGCCTGTTCGCAACCGTTGCCCGGGAGGGCAGCTGGGTCGACGCGCGCATCGATCCCGCCCAGCCGGATCGCAAGCCCCTGCCCCGCCCCGACGTGCGCCGCATGCTGCGTCCGCTCGGGCCCGTGGGCGTGTTTGGCGCGAGCAATTTCCCGCTCGCGTTCTCGGTCGGGGGAGGCGACACCGCATCCGCCTTCGCCACTGGCAACACGGTTGTCGTGAAGGCGCATCCCGCGCACCCGGGGACCTCCGAAATGGTCGCAGAGGCGATCACGCGCGCGGTCGCCCGATGCCAACTGCCGCCCGGAGTCTTTTCAATCATCCACGGACGCCAGCCGGTAACCAGCGTCGCACTCGTCCGGCATCCCTCCATTCAGGCTGTCGGCTTTACGGGTTCCCGCACCGCCGGCCGCGCGCTGTTCGATGCGGCCTGCACGCGTCCGCGTCCGATCCCGGTCTTTTCGGAAATGAGCAGCGTCAATCCGGTCTTCGTGCTGCCCGCGGCGCTGCGCGAGAACGGCGCTGCGATCGCCGAGGGACTCAAAAATTCCTTCACCCTCGGCGTTGGCCAGTTCTGCACAAAGCCCGGCCTGGTTTTCGGAATCGCCTCGCCTGAATGGGAGACTTTTGTCGACACCCTGGGAAAGAGCGCGAAATCCGCCGCGCGAGGAACGATGCTCCACTCCGGAATCGCCACGGCATTCGAACACAGTCTCGACGAACTGAAAAAATACACCTGGGTCGTGCGCGAAGGCAACGCCGTGGCGCGGGTGTCGGCGGACCAATTTCGCACCGATCCGGATCTCGCCAAGGAGCGCTTCGGCCCGTTCACACTCGTGGTCACCGCCAAGTCATTCGAGGATCTGACCACCATCGCAGCAAACCTGGAGGGACAGCTCACGGGCACCATTCACGCGAGTGGATCCGATCTGCCTCAGGCGGCGACGCTCGTGAGCCTCCTCGAGCGCATCGCCGGCCGCGTGCTGATCAACGGCTTTCCCACCGGCGTCGAGGTGTGCCACGCCATGAATCACGGGGGCCCCTACCCCGCCAGCACCGATGCCCGCTTCACTTCCGTGGGCTCTGCCGCGCTGCTTCGTTTCGTGCGTCCGGTCTGCTACCAGGATTTGCCCGACTCGCTCCGCCCCGACGCCCTGAAGGACGCCAATCCGCTCGGTCTCCTCCGCCTTGTGAACGGCAAACCAACACACGAAGCCGTCAAACCGGCCTGA